In the genome of Lacerta agilis isolate rLacAgi1 chromosome 2, rLacAgi1.pri, whole genome shotgun sequence, one region contains:
- the LOC117043031 gene encoding aquaporin-4-like: MGIREWPIPGTSRVFCVHLQVITSLDSSFFPQLQELQSRQFWCCLLAEAGGTLIFVWVVLGASSPSSPKGVLPSPLQPALAAGLVAVSLAHCFGDISGAQVNPALTVAFLCTRKLDALHAASYILAQCLGAILASGVFYLVLPTSAVGQLVTKVSSEGNAGQALGMEAFSTFQLALTIFAVEDHRRRELGEPGILAIGFSVIAGALAAGTFSGGSMNPARSLGPAVVTGIWEHHWVYWLGPIFGAVLAGVSYEFFFANNASREKLVACLTCRDIEIVEAASMSRSSVSAAAKPPCNGEHSTE, translated from the exons ATGGGCATCAGGGAG TGGCCCATTCCCGGAACAAGCAGAGTCTTCTGTGTCCATCTGCAGGTGATAACGTCCCTTGACTCTTCCTTCTTCCCTCAACTCCAGGAACTGCAGAGCCGTCAGTTTTGGTGCTGCCTGCTGGCAGAGGCAGGAGGCACCCTGATCTTCGTTTGGGTGGTGCTGGGCGCCTCATCCCCTTCGAGCCCCAAAGGGGTGCTTCCTTCCCCTCTTCAGCCAGCTCTTGCTGCAGGGCTGGTAGCTGTCAGCTTGGCTCACTGCTTTGGCGACATCAGCGGTGCCCAAGTCAACCCGGCGCTCACGGTGGCCTTCCTCTGCACCCGCAAACTGGATGCTCTGCATGCAGCAAGTTATATCCTGGCCCAGTGCTTGGGCGCCATCTTAGCTTCAGGCGTCTTCTACCTTGTGTTGCCCACCTCAGCCGTGGGGCAATTGGTCACCAAG GTCAGCAGCGAAGGGAACGCCGGACAGGCCTTGGGGATGGAAGCTTTTTCCACTTTCCAGCTAGCTCTCACCATCTTTGCTGTAGAAGACCATCGGAGGCGTGAGTTGGGTGAGCCTGGAATCTTGGCCATTGGCTTCTCTGTAATCGCAGGAGCACTAGCAGCG GGCACTTTCTCCGGAGGCAGCATGAACCCAGCACGGTCCCTGGGACCAGCTGTTGTGACAGGAATCTGGGAACATCACTGG gTGTACTGGCTCGGCCCCATCTTTGGCGCAGTCCTTGCCGGTGTCTCCTATGAATTCTTCTTTGCCAACAATGCTTCGCGGGAGAAGCTGGTTGCCTGCCTGACCTGCCGCGACATAGAGATCGTGGAGGCGGCCAGCATGTCTCGTTCTTCTGTCTCTGCCGCTGCCAAGCCGCCTTGCAATGGGGAACACAGCACTGAATAG
- the SPRYD4 gene encoding SPRY domain-containing protein 4: MAAPMLRGVKQRGWRLCVAGRRLGGEAPRREINFKLDERTAHSSLDLFKKNTGVIYRMLGIDPTSVPRNPERFRDWAVVLGDMAVSSGRHYWEVTVKESQQFRIGVADVDISREGCVGVDDRSWVFSYANRHWNAMFANETTPINNIGHPERVGLFLDYDSKKLSLVDVSQYVSVHSIFAEFQGPVVPAFALWDGELITHSGLDVPENLDRN; the protein is encoded by the exons ATGGCGGCGCCCATGCTCAGGGGTGTGAAGCAGCGAGGCTGGAGGCTGTGTGTCGCGGGACGCCGTTTAGGGGGAGAAGCGCCCCGGAGAG AGATCAATTTCAAGCTAGATGAGAGAACGGCCCACAGCAGCTTGGATCTGTTCAAAAAGAACACTGGTGTCATTTACCGTATGCTGGGGATTGACCCCACCAGCGTTCCCCGGAATCCTGAACGCTTCAGAGACTGGGCTGTAGTACTGGGTGACATGGCTGTCTCCAGTGGGCGTCACTACTGGGAAGTGACTGTCAAAGAATCACAGCAATTCCGCATAGGGGTAGCAGACGTGGACATCTCCCGGGAAGGTTGTGTTGGAGTAGATGACCGCTCCTGGGTCTTTTCCTATGCGAACCGGCACTGGAATGCCATGTTCGCTAATGAGACCACTCCAATCAACAACATCGGCCACCCAGAGAGAGTGGGTCTGTTCTTGGACTACGACAGCAAGAAACTCAGCCTGGTGGATGTAAGCCAATATGTGTCCGTCCACAGCATCTTTGCTGAGTTCCAAGGCCCCGTAGTGCCCGCCTTTGCCCTATGGGATGGTGAACTGATCACGCATTCAGGCCTCGATGTACCTGAAAATCTCGACAGGAACTGA